The proteins below come from a single Mycolicibacterium sp. TY81 genomic window:
- a CDS encoding MspA family porin, whose amino-acid sequence MSICAVVALSVGAAPSRADLDNQLSLVDGLDRTLTVQQWDTFLNGVFPLDRNRLTREWFHSGRATYKCDGNGCGQFTGTLELGYQIGFPWALGVGINFSYTTPNILLDDVNPGTFNSSGSGGGGIITPNLLPGVSISADLGNGPGIQEVATFSVDVSGPTGSVAVSNAHGTVTGAAGGVLLRPFARLIAKTGDSVTTYGEPWNMN is encoded by the coding sequence ATGAGCATCTGTGCGGTCGTGGCGTTGTCCGTCGGAGCTGCGCCCTCACGCGCGGATCTAGACAACCAGCTGAGCTTGGTGGACGGCCTCGATCGCACCTTGACGGTGCAGCAGTGGGACACGTTCCTCAACGGTGTATTTCCGTTGGACCGCAACCGGCTGACACGTGAGTGGTTCCACTCCGGCCGCGCCACCTACAAGTGTGATGGCAACGGCTGCGGCCAGTTCACCGGCACGTTGGAGTTGGGCTATCAGATCGGCTTCCCGTGGGCCCTGGGCGTAGGCATCAACTTCAGCTACACCACGCCGAACATTCTCCTCGACGATGTCAATCCCGGCACATTCAACAGTAGCGGGAGCGGCGGTGGCGGCATCATCACACCAAACCTGTTGCCGGGTGTGTCGATCTCCGCCGATCTAGGCAACGGCCCGGGTATCCAGGAAGTCGCGACGTTCTCGGTGGACGTTTCCGGCCCGACGGGTTCAGTGGCGGTGTCCAACGCGCACGGCACTGTGACCGGTGCAGCCGGCGGCGTGCTCTTGCGGCCCTTTGCTCGCCTGATCGCCAAGACCGGTGACTCGGTGACCACCTACGGTGAACCCTGGAACATGAACTAA
- a CDS encoding TetR/AcrR family transcriptional regulator, with protein sequence MAPIERLKAGRPSAATTAANRQRILRAARETFIEFGYTTATFDVIATRAGLSRPALHYHFANKSELYRDAIDRPAVDVMAAAAATARRSKTLPAQLVSFFSTALGADDPGQCNAQLVAAAVRESVRNETRIVTDRSVLRMARAFISSAMREAIDRGELSDEINIIDAVETMVAVLCGIAAYPSAVGPADNLPAIVSTFELLITDRLLAG encoded by the coding sequence ATGGCACCGATCGAACGTCTCAAGGCGGGCCGTCCGTCGGCAGCAACAACCGCCGCCAACCGTCAGCGCATTCTGCGTGCAGCGCGAGAGACGTTCATTGAATTCGGTTATACCACCGCGACATTCGATGTCATTGCAACACGGGCTGGCTTGTCCAGACCGGCACTGCACTATCACTTTGCCAACAAATCGGAGTTGTACCGCGACGCCATCGACCGCCCAGCGGTCGATGTAATGGCGGCAGCGGCCGCTACGGCCCGACGCTCGAAAACGTTGCCCGCACAGCTTGTCAGCTTCTTTTCAACGGCCCTGGGCGCCGACGACCCTGGCCAGTGCAACGCCCAACTTGTTGCCGCCGCCGTTCGCGAATCGGTTCGCAATGAAACACGAATCGTCACTGACCGCTCGGTGCTTCGTATGGCCCGGGCGTTCATCTCGTCGGCAATGCGTGAGGCTATCGATCGAGGCGAGCTCAGCGATGAGATCAACATCATCGATGCCGTCGAAACGATGGTCGCGGTTCTTTGCGGTATCGCCGCTTACCCCTCGGCGGTTGGCCCTGCCGACAACCTTCCGGCCATCGTGAGTACTTTCGAACTGCTGATCACCGACAGACTCCTCGCCGGTTGA
- a CDS encoding glycosyltransferase family 39 protein: MLQNPTLHPARLPQAARSQSDPRWARTALAGLLAATAVLWTVTLGRMGWANAFYAAAVQAGAQSWKAFLFGSSDAENSITVDKPPASLWPMELSARIFGVNTWSILLPQVLIGLASVALLYVIVRRQFGAVAGLIAGGALALTPVATLMFRYNNPDALLVLLMIGAVGALLRAVEDGRTRWLAFCGALIGFGFLTKQLQVMLVVPALVLTYLIAGPTRLRTRGLQLIAALLSMVAAGGWWVALVELIPSRSRPYIGGSTDNSFLNLTFGYNGISRLSGSHGGLPELPAGAELPPGSKHGGFPFGSDPNILRLFTGASGAQISWLLPAALIFLVAGIILCGRASRTEPQRAQYLVWGGWLLGTGVIFSFMSGLYHDYYTMALSPAIAALVGIGATELWRRRATMWIGLTLAATIALTTGWSWVLLNRTPDFAPWLRWPVAVIGAGAALILVADVLRGIPFGSWAAPLAVVAVLAGPLAYCVETVATPHNGGIVTAGPQLSSQHFPSMPPGFDTASSTRLEQLLEANADNYQWVAATNGANDAATYQLATGHAVMPIGGFGGMDPSPTLAQFQQYAAQGRIHYYIASRGPRFPGGQSGAQTEGDKIADWVKQSFTAATVDGVTYYDLTADQHSAP; the protein is encoded by the coding sequence ATGCTGCAGAACCCGACGTTGCATCCGGCACGACTGCCGCAGGCCGCTCGTTCACAGTCCGACCCGCGGTGGGCGCGCACAGCGCTCGCCGGCCTATTGGCGGCCACCGCGGTCTTGTGGACCGTGACTCTCGGCCGAATGGGTTGGGCCAACGCCTTTTACGCCGCGGCCGTGCAGGCAGGCGCGCAGAGCTGGAAGGCATTCCTGTTCGGCTCGTCGGATGCCGAAAACTCCATCACCGTGGACAAGCCGCCCGCATCGCTGTGGCCGATGGAGCTCAGCGCCCGAATCTTCGGCGTCAACACCTGGTCGATACTGCTACCACAAGTGCTGATCGGCCTCGCCTCCGTCGCGCTGCTGTATGTGATCGTCCGCCGGCAATTCGGTGCGGTCGCGGGCCTGATCGCCGGCGGCGCACTGGCTTTGACGCCTGTGGCCACCCTGATGTTTCGCTACAACAATCCGGATGCCCTGCTGGTGTTGCTCATGATCGGCGCGGTTGGCGCCCTACTGCGCGCCGTCGAGGACGGCCGCACGCGGTGGCTGGCGTTTTGCGGCGCACTGATCGGATTCGGTTTTCTGACAAAGCAATTGCAAGTCATGCTCGTGGTACCCGCGTTGGTCCTCACCTATCTGATCGCCGGGCCGACCCGGCTGCGTACCCGGGGGCTGCAACTGATCGCAGCGCTGCTGTCGATGGTCGCGGCGGGCGGTTGGTGGGTAGCCCTGGTCGAGTTGATCCCGAGCCGCAGCCGGCCCTACATCGGTGGTTCGACCGACAACAGCTTCCTGAACCTGACGTTCGGATACAACGGAATATCTCGGCTCAGTGGCAGCCACGGCGGATTACCGGAGCTACCCGCCGGCGCGGAGTTGCCGCCAGGTAGTAAGCACGGCGGCTTCCCATTCGGTTCCGATCCCAACATCCTGCGGTTGTTCACGGGCGCGTCCGGGGCACAGATATCGTGGCTTCTGCCGGCCGCTCTGATCTTCCTCGTCGCGGGAATAATCCTGTGCGGCAGGGCGTCCAGAACCGAGCCGCAGCGAGCTCAGTACCTGGTCTGGGGCGGCTGGCTGCTCGGCACCGGCGTCATCTTCAGCTTCATGTCCGGCCTCTATCACGACTACTACACGATGGCGCTCTCCCCCGCCATTGCCGCACTGGTCGGCATCGGAGCCACCGAGCTTTGGCGACGCCGAGCCACCATGTGGATCGGTCTCACCCTGGCAGCGACGATTGCACTGACCACGGGCTGGTCTTGGGTACTGCTGAACCGCACACCGGATTTCGCGCCGTGGCTGCGTTGGCCGGTGGCGGTGATCGGCGCCGGCGCCGCGCTGATCCTCGTAGCCGATGTACTGCGCGGCATCCCGTTCGGATCGTGGGCGGCCCCACTTGCTGTCGTCGCAGTGCTGGCCGGTCCGCTGGCCTACTGTGTAGAGACCGTAGCCACCCCGCACAACGGCGGTATCGTGACGGCCGGCCCGCAGCTCAGCAGCCAGCACTTCCCCAGCATGCCACCCGGCTTCGATACCGCATCGAGCACGCGGCTGGAACAGCTGCTCGAAGCGAACGCAGACAACTACCAGTGGGTGGCGGCCACCAACGGCGCCAATGACGCCGCCACTTACCAGTTGGCGACCGGCCACGCGGTGATGCCGATCGGCGGTTTTGGGGGCATGGACCCATCACCGACCCTGGCGCAGTTCCAGCAGTACGCCGCCCAGGGGCGGATTCACTACTACATTGCCTCCCGCGGCCCCAGATTTCCCGGCGGACAAAGCGGGGCGCAGACCGAGGGCGACAAGATCGCCGACTGGGTGAAACAGAGTTTCACCGCCGCCACCGTCGACGGTGTGACCTACTACGACCTCACCGCGGACCAACACAGCGCACCCTAG